The Chryseolinea soli genome contains a region encoding:
- a CDS encoding enolase C-terminal domain-like protein, with protein MNRRLSLKKLFAGATAGSLLSLSPQLAAAHEKPKSPAGLPPLKITDVKTILTAPNGIRLVVVKIMTSEPGLYGLGCATFTQRAYVVQTAIEKYLKPFLLGRNVDEIEDIWQSSYVSSYWRNGPVLFNAMSGVDIALWDIKGKRANMPVYQLLGGKVRKGVDLYYHAQGTELSELENAVQAATEKGYRYVRIQLGQKGNANYGAKGPSGTPASSLNVPPQQAGPTDPKVIFDPALYARSVPKMFEAIRAKFGEELELLHDVHERISLPQAITLCKALEEYRPFFIEDPFAPEDNEHFRLLRQQTSVPLAMGELFNTQHEYVPLIKDRLIDFIRIHISQIGGLSPARKVQALSEFFGVRTAWHGPGDASPVAHAAQLALELTSYNCGIHEGYVFPPETREVFSGCPDVKDGYMFAQEAPGLGIDCDEKLAAKFPFPEGPNFDYSWGTTRRKDGTVIRP; from the coding sequence ATGAACCGCAGACTAAGCCTGAAAAAATTATTTGCCGGCGCCACCGCGGGCAGTCTCTTGTCCCTGTCGCCACAGCTGGCCGCCGCGCACGAAAAACCAAAATCCCCGGCGGGATTGCCACCCCTCAAGATCACCGACGTCAAGACCATACTCACCGCCCCCAACGGCATCCGCCTCGTCGTGGTAAAGATCATGACCAGCGAGCCAGGCTTGTATGGCCTGGGTTGTGCCACCTTCACCCAACGCGCCTACGTGGTGCAAACCGCCATCGAAAAATATCTGAAGCCCTTCCTTCTCGGCCGCAACGTAGACGAGATCGAAGACATCTGGCAATCCTCTTATGTAAGCTCCTACTGGCGCAACGGCCCCGTGCTGTTCAATGCCATGAGCGGCGTGGACATCGCCCTGTGGGACATCAAAGGCAAGCGCGCCAATATGCCGGTGTATCAACTGTTGGGCGGCAAGGTGCGCAAGGGAGTGGATCTATATTATCATGCCCAAGGCACCGAACTTTCCGAGTTAGAGAACGCCGTGCAGGCTGCCACAGAAAAAGGCTACCGCTACGTGCGCATACAACTGGGCCAAAAAGGCAACGCCAACTATGGCGCCAAGGGCCCTTCGGGCACACCCGCCAGTTCCCTGAACGTACCCCCACAGCAGGCCGGGCCAACCGATCCAAAAGTTATTTTTGATCCCGCCCTGTACGCCCGCTCGGTGCCGAAGATGTTTGAAGCGATCCGGGCAAAATTCGGAGAAGAGTTGGAATTGCTGCACGACGTGCACGAGCGCATCTCGTTGCCGCAGGCCATCACCCTCTGTAAAGCACTGGAAGAGTATCGTCCGTTCTTTATCGAAGACCCCTTTGCACCCGAAGACAACGAGCACTTCCGCCTGCTGCGGCAGCAAACCAGCGTGCCCCTCGCCATGGGAGAACTGTTCAACACGCAGCACGAATACGTGCCGCTCATCAAAGACCGCCTCATCGACTTCATCAGAATACACATTTCGCAGATCGGTGGATTGAGCCCCGCTCGAAAAGTGCAAGCGCTAAGCGAGTTCTTTGGCGTGCGCACCGCCTGGCACGGCCCGGGCGATGCTTCACCCGTGGCCCACGCCGCCCAGTTGGCACTGGAACTAACAAGCTACAATTGTGGCATCCACGAAGGCTACGTCTTCCCACCCGAAACCCGCGAAGTATTCTCCGGCTGCCCGGACGTAAAAGACGGCTACATGTTCGCCCAGGAAGCCCCGGGATTGGGCATTGACTGCGATGAAAAACTCGCCGCAAAGTTTCCCTTCCCCGAAGGACCAAACTTCGACTACAGCTGGGGCACTACACGCCGCAAAGACGGAACTGTAATCCGCCCATGA